Part of the Anopheles coluzzii chromosome 3, AcolN3, whole genome shotgun sequence genome is shown below.
GTTACGAGTGTCTTGGTAGAAAACCCCAATTTATCATTCTACGCATCCTAAAAGTAATGTGGAAAGGACTCAAAAGTAAATAGTATTGTGCCCACCTGCTTTTTATTATCTCTCCAaccacttcttcttcttcttctatttggcgtaacgtcctacgcggacatgccggcctatacaggttttcgagacttaattcattaccacgcagccggatagtcaatccttgctacggggggactgTCCATTCTGGggttgaacccatgacgggcatgttattgagtcgttcgagatGATGTAccactgtaccacgggaccgcccctacCAACTACTTATCTAGGTCGAATAAATCCAAAACGGTTTAAATAGTGATACAATGATGTGGATCAAGCATTTAACCTGGTGGTCAAATATTGTAAATTTGAGAAAACTTGATACAAATTACCCGTCATCTTAACGTACATTTAGTAAGGTATATTATCATGTTGTATATGTCATGTTGTACACCAATGATAAGAATACTGCATTCCTTAATCATTTGCTCAAAAATTATGCTCAATAGCTGTCTTTGAATTGCGTTaacttttaaataatttatgtttatgcAATTTACTTGTCAACGGGGAACATATATTTTGTTTGTCCTTATCGTATCCAATATCTCAttttcaatcctaaaattcGAAACAACATGTTTAGTAGTTAACTTTGGACAGTTGAGAATAATGCTCCTTTGCTGTCTTCATTTCAGAATCTATGGATAATCCATACTATATAGGGtttttgatcgtatcccatagatttttggttcgttcccataatttattggtattttccgattggatatcaatacggATATCAATGGTGATATGGGAAACGGCCAAATAATCGTGggaacacaccaaacaaatgggaacccaccaaaaattaaTGTGAATAAACTAATAAATCGTGAGCAACCCTTTAAGTTATaaaaaaattttaaattttctgcTGCTTATTAATAAATTAGGATAATAAGTTCCTTCAGTTTTACAAATTTGGTTCAAGCATCATTGATTTATAGATTTCAGTTTTACCTAAAAAAGTGCTATATAGATTTTAGTTTTACCTAATTGCTTTTTACCTAAAAAAGTTAACAATTTGGGTGACTTTACACATTTGAACTACATTTAAGTATCCACTTTCAAGTCGATATTTTGTAAGAACGAAGAAGTCGATCAGTTTTCAAACTCTGATCATGATCCCTAAACCACTTAGTGATTAAAGGACTGTTCTTTTCTTTAAACATTCCATCTAAACTATtaggaactatttcattgaaTCAAAATAATCAATCTTTGCGGAAATCAAATGCTTGTTGCGAGATTTCGTTTTGATTTCAGCCAACACTCCTCATCAGACACTCCAATTGAGCGATTTGGTCCAACACATGATCTCATAGACGCATCACAGTTCACAATCTCCGGAGCACCAAACACGGCATCCCCGGCGATCTCCCATCCACCATCAGTCCGAAAACGGAAATATCGATAGGATGTCCCTGGTGTGCCGTGCTTTCGTTCGCAAAGATTCATTCCCATTCCGTGTCCCACAAGCGGTTCCACAGATCGTGTTTGTCCGATTTTAGCAATCACACAGAAGTTTCCTTTTCCGTCCGAAAATGGCCCAAAAATACGGCGACAAATCTTGTCCGGCCCGACAAGTTggcgtgtgtttgtctgtaTTTTGTATCGAACTGCCTGTCGCGTGGGTGACGGCCTAAAAGAGTGCCTTACATTGCGATGGCGTAGGACGGAATCGGTCGCTGCCTGGGGGCTGCGAAGGGGAAGGAAGCTGCGAAGGCGGGATTGAATGGTTTGGATACGTTACTActtcttttacttcctctTTATCGCTGTCTCTCTCGCGCTTACATTTCTTGGAACCCGTTGGGAGGTGGTAATGTAGTCGATGTCGCCTTCGCACCGGTGACTCGGTGACACGGAGGTGCTGTGTAACCCGATgcaacacactcacgcacCGCACCTTGGCAGCTTTGGGTTGGTGAATCACGCCGGTTTTGTGTTTCTAAATTTggtattctctctctctgtgatgtgatgggtggaaaattcatcgaaaaagggaaattaaaaAGGGCAACATTCGGTGGATGTTTCCGCAGCATCGCGACGTGTTTTAGAACCTTACGGCCACATCCGAAACACAATATATCCCCTCTGCCTGTCCGCCGCCGACGAGAATGCACGCGCCGGGCCGGGATGTTGACGCAACGGAACTAAAAATAGAGCCATTGTTCTTGAAGTTCTTCGCGCATTCCAACGTGCTGCCGTGCTGCCGGCCACTTAAGTGAGAGTGGTCTATCGCTAAGACCGGCGATCACTTCCGTTCCGACGGGATGGGATCTTCTTTCCCGCCGTTTTGCGGGATGCCCTTTGCCGGGAACCGCAATGGGTAAGCAGATCAGATCGATTGCCCGCCGCGGGGTGCGCCGACTTTCGCAACGTACACGCAGCACGGTacgcacacacgtacgcatCGCAGCCCCGGTGGGCTTCATGTTCGGTGCGCGTCATCATACGCGTCGTGGCCGCAAACCGTCGACACACACGTAGGCGTCGCGGGAACACCGCTGCTTCACCGCGACGGCCTTTTCATAATATTTAATTCATGGAGTGAACCGGCGCCGAACTCAGTTCCATCCCGTCCGTCGGCCAGTAAACAAGTGATCTCCTCTACTGCTCCGTGTCCGCGCTCGAAACTGTCCAAGGGCTACCGTgtatgtgcgcgtgtgtgtgcgtgtgtgtatgctggCGTAAACCAGTGCTTAAAACAACATACCGAACCGGCTTCTTCTCGTGCGCGCAGGCGTAAGCGCAccaactctctttctctcgcgcaCGTTATCTCGCGCTCAGCGCAAAACAAGGTGTACAGAGAAAGGGCACGAGGTAAAAGGCATCCCCAACCCCCCGACCGACCGTGGGGAGATTCGTgtgactgtgtgcgtgtgtgtgtgagtgagcggCGGGGTTGTTTCGTTCGCTCAAAAACGCTGCCCTGCATCACGGCACTGTTCAGTTCGTTCGTGCATTCCGGTCCCAGTGCTGCTAGTAGTGTGAccctgtgctgctgctgtctctCTGTTACCCCACTTTGTGCACGGTGTGATCCGACATATCCCCTCCGCACCAACCAAGCACAACGTGATTACCTCATCGCGCATCCGCAAAGTGTGTCAACGCATGGCCGCGCGCAGATGGTTGGAAAAGTGATTCTAGCGCGCTAACTGGCCACGGTTAGTGATAACGGGTGCCATCACGCTATCAGTGCAGTGCAAAAGTGTCGTACAGTGGTGAAAGATAactgaaaaaaacacacccacgCCACAGGGTAATTGAATAATAAGTACGTTAAACGGTAGTGATATTGGTGTGCAATAAGTGATAAAAGTAGAACGCAAAGTGTATCCCGATAAACATGGGGTTGAATAACCGCGACAAGCAGGCAAAGCTGAAAACTCAGAGCCTGCTAGACTCCGAGCGAGCCGGACAGCAAACGGTGACGACGGTAACGGTGGATCATGGTACGGTCGCGATGCCACTGGAGTCGATGGCAACCGTCAGCTCATCGACGGCGAACAACAGCAGTTCGTTCCAGCAGTCGTCATCGCCGTCCTCCTCGACGACCTCGAAGGTCCAGTCCAGTGCAGTGGAAAGTACAGTGCAGCGCAAGTCCTCCGATGGGCGCGTGATCAGTGAAGTGCGTGAGCAAGGCTCCAAGAAGGATGGGCCAAAGTTCAGCACCGTCAGCAGCATGCGCAGTGAGGCTAACCGGGCCAAACAGATCGATAGCTTCATCGAGGAGATACATCACATCGCGAGTGATACGATCGGCTCGACCGCACTGATCGGTGCCCCGGCCGGTATGGAGCTGCCCGCCGGGACGGTCACACAGAAAACGGTGCTGCTCAGTGGTGGTGAAAGTGCGCGCAAGCAATCGTACGTCAGTGAGAGTGTTGGCGGTGGTCATACCACCCTCCAGTCCAGTGTGTCCGGTGATGCTAGTCAGCAGGTGATATCGACCATCGGGCCGAGCAAGATCGAGATCTCGAAAATGGCCCTTGACAGCAGTGCCGTGTCGAGCAGTAGCACCAGCAAAGTCATGCAAAGTAGCAGCAGTGCCATAACGaagcaagagcagcagcaatcatcatcattgtcatCTTCATCGCAGAGTGCGATGCATAGTGAGAAAAATGTGTCCGAATCTAGTGCAATCTCCAGTTCACACAAGTCTGAGTCGAAGCAGAGCAAAAGCTCCCACACgacctcgtcgtcgtcgtcgtcgtcgagcACCAGCAAACTGATGTCGAGTGCTCAAAGCAAGGCTCAGTCTGTGTCGGAAACATTCCAATCGTCCGCACATGGTACGAGCGACAGTGCACAGTCCGGACGACAGACGGATACGCTGTCGATGAACGGTGGTAGACAGTCGCTGTCCACAGTACAGTCATCACACCTGCCGGACCATTCCACGTACGATCAGAAATCATTCCAGCTGGTGGATGGAGATGGCAAGACCCGCCAGCAGCATGACAGCCAGAGCTACTCGATGGCACAGAGTCAAGCGCCGACCACGAAAATCGTGTACGATTCGGCGGGTAATCAGATCACGAGCACTTCCTCCTCGTACCAAGCCGCGCAGGGCTACAGTACCTCCTCGTTCCAGACGGAGTTCTCCGACGGAGTCGATTTGTCGAAGTCGGCCAAGGACAGTTCCGCTGGAACGGCCAAGCTTCGCCAGACGGCGAACAACCAGAATCAAGTGCTGTACGATACAGCGGGCAACCGGATCACGACCACCGGCTCCTCATCGTATCAAGCGGCGCAAGGTTACAGTTCCTCGTCCTTCCAGAGCTCCGAAGCGATGGACTCAAAGTCATCGAAGGACTACATGTCCTCTACCAGTACATCCACGAAGCAGAGTCACAATGTGTCCACTTCCAAGGGTATGACGTCCAGCAGCGCAAAGGACTCTATCATCGACTCAACCACACTGGACAACTACTCGGTGCAGTTGCACGATTCGTCCACCGGTCAGCAACACTCCAACAATATGCTCATGAAAACGGAGTCGGCCCACACCGTGGCCAGCCTTTCGTCGGCACACGACGCACTGGCCAGTACGATCCAGAGCACGCAGCTCATTACGGAATCGGCGAGCGAGGCGCAGCAGCGCCAGCAACACTCCGAGTCGACCAAAACGTACGAAACGTCCTCGCACTATGCGCAGATGGACGAGGAAAGCCGTTCCCGGCGCAAGACGTCCGAGTATCGCGAGCAGCGCGAATCGAATGCCGCCATCCTGAAGCGCAAGATCTACGACGAGCACGGGCGGCGGCTGAACTTGATCGATGAGAAAATTGTGCCGAAAGACATCGTGACGGCGGACCTGCAGGACGACGTGACGAACGTGACCAAAACGTCGTTCGAGGCGAAACTGTTCAACCCGAAGCTGAAGCGATGGGAGCTGGTCGACCAGAAGACGATACTGGAGAAGGACATTACCACCGACATACCGGTGGAGATCGTCCAGGAGCTGGAGGTGGAGCGTCCCGAGCTGGCCAACATCACCACGACGATTCAGATGACGAAGGTTAGTGTTGCTACGCATTGCGGTTGGGTTCTGAAGGTGCTTTTGAACATCACAACTAACATTAATCCCTTAATGTGCTTGTATGTGTAGGTATACGATGCCAAGACCAAGCAGTGGAAAACGATCGATCAGAAGAAGCACATCGATGTGCTGGAAAAGATCACCTTCCTGGAGGAAAGCTCCGGACGCTCGGAGCTGGACGAGTCGGAGCGAACGAAAAACATGAAATCCATGGACATGGTGGTAGGTCTCGATGAAACAAGACACATCTAGATCATTTTAAAAGCTGCATTTTGTACTCGCATTTGTTCTTTCACAGGACCGTGTGACAATCAAGGAGGTGAGCGATCTAAGCGATCAGAAACGAAACCAGATCAACAAAACGTCCAAACGCACAGACCAACAAACCATCCAGGAGCAGTGCATCTGCGAAATCTGTACCTGCGGGTAAGTGTAACAATGAGTGGGGCGACCTCCCTGATGCCCACGTTTTTCTGTCCTCTTATTGGTCTCACGTCTGGCATTCAAACACCCACCAGCGGCATGGGGTACGTTGCATGTCCTTCAAAAGCGTTCAACGCGATCGGAAGAGGAAACTGCAGCGCACAGACGGCGATGCTCGTCCCCCTACTTGGTCGGAATTAATAGCTCCCACTGGTTCACTTCTCCCAATTCCTCCATGTCTCAttcattcccccccccccctcccctgaCCACTTGCCCCCAATCAATGCCGACGACCGTGTGTAAACCTTAAATGGTCAATTGGCAAGATCGCCGTGCTGAGCGTGTTTGCGGTTCGTTTGGTCGCCGTCGTTTCAATTTATGCTCATTTACAATCAACCTACGCGCCTTGCCCGCGATGACATCATCGCGGGTGCTTTGCCACGATTGAGCCCGAGATGCGAGATAGtggtgttgctggtggtggtagttgtgcgATCATCATCGGCAGCGCCCGCTGTCAGCAATGTTGggtgttatttatttagtttgttttggtttgcctCTTGCCACGGATGCTTTCAGCTGTGAGCTCTTTTGATTCTTCTCTTCACACTTCTTCATTGTGTGGCGATTCCCTTTATGTACAGGGTTTCTTATGTATTTTTGACTTTTTGTGATTACAACAAAGCGATGAAATAGGGGtagttgtattttttatttttctaagtaaaatacaaaaacaagaaacatgatgtataaaaaataatttatttcgtCGAGTATTTTTAAACTCATATTTTTATGTATTGGACCAATTTTTCTTGGTCAAAGGCTTTTTTAACGACACCACAATTCTCATGTGCCTCTCAAATATAATCAAAAAGCTTTTATCAAGAGAAACTAGTTCACTTAACCCATACCGGTCATGGAATTGATCCCAATCTCATAAAGGTTTTAGTATTGGTTCCGGAACCATATTTGTCTTGAAACTGTTTTTAAACGTATAACATTCCTGTCCTTGAACTAATCTTATAAAATATTACCCCTGAAACTGATCATGAATCTAAACCTATCCTGAATTTAACTAAGCACTCCCACTGTCTCTAGAGTTGATCCTAACACCATGTCGTTTCCCAAATTAATCTCCAACTAAATCGAATCAATACCGATCCTGGTATGATTCCGGGCACCATTTACACTTCAATGGTTTGATggcggggggggaggggtgctCAGAATCCCTGTACTGGGTCCATATACTTTATGAGTCCCTTCATCCATGGGGCCCCTATATAGCACAGAAGCTCCTGCTGAGAGTACTGTACACATTGTTCTATATGCTGGAATTACCATACACTGGGCCCCTACATTGACGGGGtcccccgcggccgctcagtccgcgcaccgttaaatccgccactgggtTTAGGTACTTAGgcgaaagcggggcaaaatgggcatgtggggcaaaatgggcaccctctatttaagcattttttgactacaaagatactttgcaatgctcaaaatgtattcattagagtgttctattaacaccatgtaagtttcataacccttacataacaaataacgaagaaaaatgcaaaataaggtttagtagcatattgatgtaatttttgccacttcgaaaataagcttaaaccagtgtcacagggatgcgttgaagttttacacGATATGTTTTTagagatatgatatttctatacaatttgtctgaagaaagcaaggcgattgaatgcgtatttttactaatataacaaaaattacaaaaatgcttcacgtggggcaaaatggacagttacacttggggcaaaatgggcagatgcttttgacacAGCTTCTAAAGATTCGaatttgtagatttaaacgtgtaaaaactgttgtaattttgataacatatttttgtaagaattttaagggcttttctgaccagcaaaacaaaagatagaacgaaaatacatttcacgaaacgtgcgcaaaagcatagaccattacctaagcgcagttgttgtggcccattttgccccagtgtGTTGACGTTTCACACTTTGTTTACatgtgcccattttgccccagggctatgcccattttactaTTTTGTCAAAAAAGCTTCTCGAAAAACATCAACTtgtattttacattattttaatgtttttaagttgttttcattctacgtggcaattttaatccatagataaatggtggagacatacaataatgaaagagaTCATTTAGCCCCGCTTTCTCCTACGTGAGTAACTGATTCCGCTACCATATTTGTCAATGAAACATTTCCGGCATCTGTTTTAAATATTCAGCGCAGTTTTCCGATTAATTAGCCAGCACATAACttactattttttaaaaattataaattaattgTGTATATCCTTTTATGAACTTCACATTTCAGACGGCATAACTGCTACAACTGTGGAGGAGGTACTGCAACGACACAAACTAAATCCTCAAAATATACTGCCACGAGCAATTCGGAAAATGTTTACCATCAAGGTAAATTTAATCCAGATATAAACTGTATGTGCactataattatttttattattttcttcttttagaAAATTTCACATCAGAGCTCAGTGCGCAAGCAACGTCGGGAAGACGAGGAACATGGACAATAGAAGATGCAGAAGATCATCTGAATCGAAGGGAATCGTACACGATTGAACATAGCAGCACCGCAAACGAAACATCGGAACGCAGACTCACGTGGACGAAGGATGATTTGGAAAAGGTTGATGTCACGAAGCTTAAAGCTGACTACATGCGACCAAAACCAATCAAGCATGAAGATAATCTCAAGCCCGAAGGAGCATTTACGGTGCCGGAACGAGCAGGATACACCCCAGGGGAGCGTGTCAAGCCGATAAAACCCGATGACAACCTTCGTCCAGAGGGCGAGTTCTCTACTCCAGAGAAGCTTCAGTACAGACCGGCCGAGCGTCCAAAGCAGGTTCGACCTGAGGATAACCTCAGACCGGAAGGAGACTTCGAGAAACCTGAGAAGCCTCAATACAGACCGGCCGAGCGTCCGAAACAGATCAAACCTGAGGATAACCTGCGTACTGAGGGAGAGTTCCAGGCTCCTGAGCGTCCAGAGTATCGTCCTGGAGAGCGACCGAAGCCTGTGCGTCACGATGATAATCTTCGTCCCGAGGGAGACTTCGAGCGTCCCGAGAAATCACCATTCCGACCAGCCGAGCGACCGAAGCAGGTTCGTCCTGAGGACAATCTTCGTCCAGAGGGCGATTTCTCTACTCCAGAGAAGCTTCAGTACAGACCGGCCGAGCGTCCAAAGCAGGTTCGACCTGAGGATAACCTCAGACCGGAAGGAGAGTTCGAGAAACCTGAGAAGCCTCAATACAGACCGGCCGAGCGTCCGAAACAGATCAAACCTGAGGATAACCTGCGTACTGAGGGAGAGTTCCAGGCTCCTGAGCGTCCAGAGTATCGTCCTGGAGAAAGACCGAAGCCTGTGCGTCACGATGATAATCTTCGTCCCGAGGGAGACTTCGAGCGTCCCGAGAAATCACCATTCCGACCAGCCGAGCGACCGAAGCAGGTTCGTCCTGAGGACAATCTTCGTCCAGAGGGCGATTTCTCTACTCCAGAGAAGCCTCAGTACAGACCGGCCGAGCGACCGAAGCAGATTCGACCTGAGGATAACCTCAGACCGGAAGGAGAGTTCGAGAAGCCTGAGAAGCCTCAGTACAGACCGGCCGAGCGTCCGAAGCAGATCAAACCTGAAGATAACCTGCGTACTGAGGGAGAGTTCCAGGCTCCTGAGCGTCCAGAGTATCGTCCTGGAGAGCGTCCGAAGCCTGTGCGTCACGATGATAATCTTCGTCCCGAGGGAGACTTCGAGCGTCCCGAGAAATCTCCATTCCGACCAGCCGAGCGACCGAAGCAGGTTCGTCCTGAGGACAATCTTCGTCCAGAGGGCGAGTTCTCTACTCCAGAGAAGCCTCAGTATAGACCGGCCGAGCGTCCGAAGCAGGTTCGACCTGAGGATAACCTCAGACCGGAAGGAGAGTTCGAGAAGCCTGAGAAGCCTCAGTACAGACCGGCCGAGCGTCCGAAGCAGATTAAACCTGAGGATAACCTGCGCACTGAGGGAGAGTTCCAGGCTCCTGAGCGTCCAGAGTATCGTCCTGGAGAGCGACCGAAGCCTGTGCGTCACGATGATAATCTTCGTCCCGAGGGAGACTTCGAGCGTCCCGAGAAATCACCATTCCGACCAGCCGAGCGACCGAAGCAGGTTCGTCCTGAGGACAATCTTCGTCCAGAAGGCGATTTCTCTACTCCAGAGAAGCCTCAGTACAGACCGGCCGAGCGTCCAAAACAGGTTCGTCCTCAAGATAACCTCAAGCCCGAAGGTGATTTCGAACGACCTCAGCCTACGATTGTAGGAAAGGCCGAGAGAGCTCAGATTGTTCGTCACGAGGACAATCTGTATATGGAAGGCAACTTCGAACGTACTGAGAAAACGGTTTACATATCTGGCGAGCGACCGAAGCCCATAAGACCTGATGATAATCTTCGTCCTGAGGGAGACTTCGAGCGCCCCGAGAAATCACCATTCCGACCAGCCGAGCGACCGAAGCAGGTTCGTCCTGAGGACAATCTTCGTCCAGAGGGCGAGTTCTCTACTCCAGAGAAGCCTCAGTACAGACCGGCCGAGCGTCCGAAGCAGATTCGACCTGAGGATAACCTCAGACCGGAAGGAGAGTTCGAGAAGCCTGAGAAGCCTCAGTACAGACCGGCCGAGCGTCCGAAGCAGATCAAACCTGAAGATAACCTGCATACTGAAGGAGAGTTCCAGACTCCTGAGCGTCCAGAGTATCGTCCTGGAGAGCGACCGAAGCCCATAAGACCTGATGATAATCTTCGTCCTGAAGGAGACTTCGAGCGTCCCGAGAAATCTCCATTCCGACCAGCCGAGCGACCGAAGCAGGTTCGTCCTGAAGACAACCTTCGTCCCGAGGGCGAGTTCTCTACTCCAGAGAAGCCTCAGTACAAATCGGCCGAGCGACCGAAGCAGGTTCGTCCTCAAGATAACCTCAGACCGGAAGGAGAGTTCGAGAAGCCTGAGAAGCCTCAGTACAGACCGGCCGAGCGTCCGAAGCAGATCAAACCTGAGGATAATCTGCGCACTGAGGGTGAGTTCCAGACTCCTGAGCGTCCAGAGTATCGTCCTGGAGAGCGACCGAAGCCTGTGCGTCACGATGATAATCTTCGTCCCGAGGGAGACTTCGAGCGTCCCGAAAAATCTCCATTCCGACCAGCCGAGCGACCGAAGCAGGTTCGTCCTGAAGACAATCTTCGTCCAGAGGGCGAGTTCTCTACTCCAGAGAAGCCTCAGTATAGACCGGCCGAGCGTCCGAAGCAGGTTCGTCCTCAAGATAACCTCAAGCCCGAAGGTGATTTCGAACGACCTCAGCCTACGATTGTAGGAAAGGCCGAGAGAGCTCAGATTGTTCGTCACGAGGGCAATCTGTATATGGAAGGCAACTTCGAACGTACTGAGAAAACGGTTTACATATCTGGCGAGCGACCGAAGCCCATAAGACCTGATGATAATCTTCGTCCCGAGGGAGACTTCGAGCGTCCCGAGAAATCTCCATTCCGACCAGCCGAGCGACCGAAGCAGGTTCGTCCTGAGGACAATCTTCGTCCAGAGGGCGAGTTCTCTACTCCAGAGAAGCCTCAGTACAGACCGGCCGAGCGACCGAAGCAGGTTCGACCTGAGGATAACCTCAGACCGGAAGGAGAGTTCGAGAAGCCTGAGAAGCCTCAGTACAGACCGGCCGAGCGTCCGAAGCAGATCAAACCTGAAGATAACCTGCGTACTGAAGGAGAGTTCCAGGCTCCTGAGCGTCCAGAGTATCGTCCTGGGGAACGACCGAAGCCTGTGCGTCACGATGATAATCTTCGTCCCGAGGGAGACTTCGAGCGTCCCGAGAAATCTCCATTCCGACCAGCCGAGCGACCGAAGCAGGTTCGTCCTGAGGACAATCTTCGTCCAGAGGGCGATTTCTCTACTCCAGAGAAGCCTCAGTATAGACCGGCCGAGCGACCGAAGCAGGTTCGTCCTCAAGATAACCTCAAGCCCGAAGGTGATTTCGAACGACCTCAGCCTACGATTGTAGGAAAGGCCGAGAGAGCTCAGATAGTTCGTCACGAGGACAATCTGTACATGGAAGGCAACTTCGAACGTACTGAGAAAACGGTTTACATATCTGGCGAGCGACCGAAGCCCATAAGACCTGATGATAATCTTCGTCCCGAGGGAGACTTCGAGCGTCCCGAGAAATCACCATTCCGACCAGCCGAGCGACCGAAGCAGGTTCGTCCTGAGGACAATCTTCGTCCAGAGGGCGATTTCTCTACTCCAGAGAAGCCTCAGTATAGACCGGCCGAGCGTCCGAAGCAGGTTCGTCCTCAAGATAACCTCAAGCCCGAAGGTGATTTCGAACGACCTCAGCCTACGATTGTAGGAAAGGCCGAGAGAGCTCAGATAGTTCGTCACGAGGACAATCTGTACATGGAAGGCAACTTCGAACGTACTGAGAAAACGGTTTACATATCTGGCGAGCGACCGAAGCCCATAAGACCTGATGATAATCTTCGTCCCGAGGGAGACTTCGAGCGTCCCGAGAAATCACCATTCCGACCAGCCGAGCGACCGAAGCAGGTTCGTCCTGAAGACAATCTTCGTCCAGAGGGCGAGTTCTCTACTCCAGAG
Proteins encoded:
- the LOC120958519 gene encoding uncharacterized protein LOC120958519 isoform X18, encoding MGLNNRDKQAKLKTQSLLDSERAGQQTVTTVTVDHGTVAMPLESMATVSSSTANNSSSFQQSSSPSSSTTSKVQSSAVESTVQRKSSDGRVISEVREQGSKKDGPKFSTVSSMRSEANRAKQIDSFIEEIHHIASDTIGSTALIGAPAGMELPAGTVTQKTVLLSGGESARKQSYVSESVGGGHTTLQSSVSGDASQQVISTIGPSKIEISKMALDSSAVSSSSTSKVMQSSSSAITKQEQQQSSSLSSSSQSAMHSEKNVSESSAISSSHKSESKQSKSSHTTSSSSSSSSTSKLMSSAQSKAQSVSETFQSSAHGTSDSAQSGRQTDTLSMNGGRQSLSTVQSSHLPDHSTYDQKSFQLVDGDGKTRQQHDSQSYSMAQSQAPTTKIVYDSAGNQITSTSSSYQAAQGYSTSSFQTEFSDGVDLSKSAKDSSAGTAKLRQTANNQNQVLYDTAGNRITTTGSSSYQAAQGYSSSSFQSSEAMDSKSSKDYMSSTSTSTKQSHNVSTSKGMTSSSAKDSIIDSTTLDNYSVQLHDSSTGQQHSNNMLMKTESAHTVASLSSAHDALASTIQSTQLITESASEAQQRQQHSESTKTYETSSHYAQMDEESRSRRKTSEYREQRESNAAILKRKIYDEHGRRLNLIDEKIVPKDIVTADLQDDVTNVTKTSFEAKLFNPKLKRWELVDQKTILEKDITTDIPVEIVQELEVERPELANITTTIQMTKVYDAKTKQWKTIDQKKHIDVLEKITFLEESSGRSELDESERTKNMKSMDMVDRVTIKEVSDLSDQKRNQINKTSKRTDQQTIQEQCICEICTCGRHNCYNCGGGTATTQTKSSKYTATSNSENVYHQENFTSELSAQATSGRRGTWTIEDAEDHLNRRESYTIEHSSTANETSERRLTWTKDDLEKVDVTKLKADYMRPKPIKHEDNLKPEGAFTVPERAGYTPGERVKPIKPDDNLRPEGEFSTPEKLQYRPAERPKQVRPEDNLRPEGDFEKPEKPQYRPAERPKQIKPEDNLRTEGEFQAPERPEYRPGERPKPVRHDDNLRPEGDFERPEKSPFRPAERPKQVRPEDNLRPEGEFSTPEKPQYRPAERPKQVRPEDNLRPEGEFEKPEKPQYRPAERPKQIKPEDNLRTEGEFQAPERPEYRPGERPKPVRHDDNLRPEGDFERPEKSPFRPAERPKQVRPEDNLRPEGEFSTPEKPQYRPAERPKQIRPEDNLRPEGEFEKPEKPQYRPAERPKQIKPEDNLHTEGEFQTPERPEYRPGERPKPIRPDDNLRPEGDFERPEKSPFRPAERPKQVRPEDNLRPEGEFSTPEKPQYRPAERPKQVRPQDNLKPEGDFERPQPTIVGKAERAQIVRHEGNLYMEGNFERTEKTVYISGERPKPIRPDDNLRPEGDFERPEKSPFRPAERPKQVRPEDNLRPEGEFSTPEKPQYRPAERPKQVRPEDNLRPEGEFEKPEKPQYRPAERPKQIKPEDNLRTEGEFQAPERPEYRPGERPKPVRHDDNLRPEGDFERPEKSPFRPAERPKQVRPEDNLRPEGDFSTPEKPQYRPAERPKQVRPQDNLKPEGDFERPQPTIVGKAERAQIVRHEDNLYMEGNFERTEKTVYISGERPKPIRPDDNLRPEGDFERPEKSPFRPAERPKQVRPEDNLRPEGDFSTPEKPQYRPAERPKQVRPQDNLKPEGDFERPQPTIVGKAERAQIVRHEDNLYMEGNFERTEKTVYISGERPKPIRPDDNLRPEGDFERPEKSPFRPAERPKQVRPEDNLRPEGEFSTPEKPQYRPAERPKQIKPEDNLRTEGEFQAPERPEYRPGERPKPVRHDDNLRPEGDFERPEKSPFRPAERPKQVRPEDNLKPEGSFEKPEKPQYRPAERPKQVKPLDNLRPEGDFERPKPTPVGKPDRAQIVKHEDNLRVEGNFERVEKTVFVAGERPKPIKPDDNLRPEGDFMTPEKQQFRPAERPKQIKPQDNLRPEGDFERPQKSPIGPGERPKPIRHDDNLRPEGSFERPEKATFKPAERPKQIRPEDNLRTEGEFEKPEKPQFRPAERPKQVKPQDNLQIEGDYNTFKEYTEQKQRKEAILKEVHEPGIADGAVLVTTQTVTTILKGEKKQPTGRQVTSNEVHDHATRSESESFTHSHSQHQQQHHTSEQVSSSTAINRAQRIEASTNERDQTTSQRSATKHSQSIHDVSGRNVAESITNHSQHHVVNGKTVVGGMTEHQSHSSHSLKSSSSSSKVHQTSSSTMQQHSSAIKSSSSSSSSSNTHQHQDSLHQLQHGETRHTRTNGTIVTGDDGGPLPGGVQHHTREQMTGSQVSSSSSKVVIDGKVVTDKSASSKLASEKLAIDGVVVTDKSFVERQKTGFDGMESISNVQTTGQNVHGATSSNLQDTTSTSTGSHSSTKTQSQTRSTNNIIHAESSTNGHPVGRRNGSLTTSSQAGSGQMAETQVKKLIGGKWVTKTIKTESKSFAQDHHQHEAVHGDSKMVHSDHVARQQHQTQSAGTEMHSHSISTSSSSVSKSQSSSTIVSDKTVQRGVRETTVSAGSPSGRPAAGARGGSSIVLGESTIDSSSSKRQQTSTTTKLIGGKLVHVTNASDSNNNSSAGKASAQNASNAHHSSLQEQLSSQTASSTSTASNVMKSSRTSESSTTRNTSTIGQQSSTSQQQQQQYNRKNTFASSENVNNSILCRPAQTSTATTTQHAANGVAGGMSVSGSIQRKSISNLNDSAMYSTTNRTSYSSLHRRGKESAESRMQDYVKTLETGTITNRTVRGQPCPPPTLASTGLSNSSSTATASSSTSMSAANQKSLRDYHSAMNVTRSSSTKANASSISFGDDKFHGTSSYKVQYIQQHEGRCPAAAHDNMKLSKVTKQHTYYVRDKK